A genomic region of Amblyraja radiata isolate CabotCenter1 chromosome 16, sAmbRad1.1.pri, whole genome shotgun sequence contains the following coding sequences:
- the p3h4 gene encoding endoplasmic reticulum protein SC65 has translation MQKKMSYYKTIPDIETYLVDVEAREHETLFLKAVKAYNSGDFRSSVTEMEHAVPEYYRAHHDCLGSCEDSCDVTDFKDFYPSIAEHYVEALKCKVKCEQNLTPNVGGFFVEKFVATMYHYLQFAYYKLNDIKNAVSCVATYMLFDPQDEIMQQNLVYYRFYREKWGLGEEDFEPRADAQLYHNVTRLQIQWLEFADSFLQPDDEMEVSEEPIPSGQGVTSDAEFDGMGDYEETFVADWWQVPKQKGDIDDASD, from the exons ATGCAGAAGAAGATGAGTTACTACAAAACTATCCCCGACATCGAGACCTACCTGGTGGATGTGGAGGCTCGGGAGCACGAG ACGCTGTTCCTGAAGGCGGTGAAGGCTTACAACAGCGGGGATTTCCGCAGCAGCGTAACGGAGATGGAACACGCGGTCCCAGAGTATTACCGAGCGCACCACGACTGTCTCGGCAGCTGCGAAGACTCGTGCGACGTCACGGACTTCAAGGACTTTTACCCATCGATAGCAG AACATTACGTGGAAGCGCTGAAGTGCAAAGTGAAATGTGAGCAGAACTTAACGCCCAACGTAGGCGGTTTCTTTGTGGAGAAGTTTGTGGCCACGATGTACCACTACCTACAGTTCGCCTACTACAAac TGAACGACATCAAGAATGCGGTGTCGTGTGTGGCCACCTACATGCTCTTTGACCCGCAGGACGAGATCATGCAGCAGAACCTGGTGTATTATCGCTTCTACCGTGAGAAGTGGGGGCTGGGGGAGGAGGACTTTGAACCCCGCGCT GACGCTCAGCTCTACCACAATGTGACGCGGCTACAGATCCAGTGGCTGGAATTCGCAGACAGCTTCCTGCAGCCGGATGATGag ATGGAGGTGTCGGAGGAGCCCATTCCCAGTGGACAGGGGGTAACGTCGGACGCGGAGTTCGATGGGATGGGCGATTATGAGGAGACGTTTGTTGCGGATTGGTGGCAGGTCCCGAAGCAGAAGGGGGACATAGACGATGCATCTGACTAG